In Marinicauda algicola, one DNA window encodes the following:
- a CDS encoding helix-turn-helix domain-containing protein yields the protein MTEDKISRARLDRARARLAQQAVAYAFDVPVEEIAAPTRRSAKVALARQVAMYLAHVAFELSLARVGDAFGRDRTTAAYACHRIEDRRDEPGFDGFLDALEACLRAAPPPPGRGACEEIAA from the coding sequence ATGACGGAGGACAAGATCAGCAGGGCCCGGCTCGACCGCGCCCGCGCCCGCCTCGCCCAGCAGGCGGTCGCCTATGCATTCGACGTTCCGGTGGAGGAGATCGCGGCGCCGACCCGGCGCTCGGCGAAGGTCGCGCTCGCCCGGCAGGTGGCGATGTACCTCGCCCACGTGGCGTTCGAACTCTCGCTCGCGCGCGTCGGCGACGCCTTCGGGCGCGACCGCACGACGGCGGCCTATGCTTGCCACCGCATCGAGGACCGGCGCGACGAGCCGGGCTTCGACGGTTTTCTCGACGCGCTGGAGGCCTGCCTGCGGGCCGCTCCGCCGCCGCCCGGGCGCGGCGCCTGCGAGGAGATCGCGGCGTGA
- a CDS encoding 50S ribosomal protein L11 methyltransferase: MPMNTLWRLVATGPMTPLREAADRLEDADPAPALSWSCFEDGAPDRGRLDILFAEQPRVDDLLETIGLDADDPAIEVDFGPLPEEDWVRLSLEGLKPVEAGRFVVHGAHEKENIPSGKLAIEIEAGPAFGTGHHGTTKGCLIACDRLEREGLEPASVLDLGCGTGVLAIAAAMVWPDARIVASDIDPEAVTETGVNADKNGVLDRIDAFAADGFQHDKLDARFDLIFANILAGPLQDLAVQLADRLTQTGKTVLSGLLEEQIGAVEEAYAKAGLRIEHTDIIEGWAILTLGR, from the coding sequence ATGCCCATGAACACGCTCTGGCGCCTCGTCGCGACCGGCCCGATGACACCGCTGCGCGAGGCCGCCGACCGGCTCGAGGACGCCGATCCCGCCCCGGCCCTGTCCTGGTCCTGCTTCGAGGACGGCGCACCGGACAGGGGACGGCTCGACATCCTGTTCGCCGAGCAGCCGCGCGTCGACGACCTGCTGGAGACGATCGGGCTCGACGCGGACGACCCGGCGATCGAGGTCGATTTCGGCCCGCTGCCCGAGGAGGACTGGGTGCGCCTGTCGCTGGAGGGGCTCAAGCCCGTCGAGGCCGGGCGCTTCGTGGTCCATGGCGCGCACGAGAAGGAGAACATCCCGTCGGGCAAGCTCGCCATCGAGATCGAGGCGGGCCCGGCCTTCGGCACCGGCCATCACGGCACGACGAAGGGCTGCCTCATCGCCTGCGACCGGCTGGAGCGCGAGGGGCTGGAGCCGGCAAGCGTGCTCGATCTCGGATGCGGGACCGGCGTGCTCGCCATCGCCGCGGCCATGGTCTGGCCGGACGCCAGGATCGTCGCCTCCGACATCGATCCCGAGGCGGTGACCGAGACCGGGGTGAATGCGGACAAGAACGGCGTGCTCGACCGCATCGACGCCTTCGCCGCGGACGGCTTCCAGCACGACAAGCTCGACGCGCGCTTCGACCTGATCTTCGCCAATATCCTGGCCGGCCCGCTGCAGGACCTCGCCGTCCAGCTCGCCGACCGGCTGACGCAGACGGGCAAGACCGTGCTGTCGGGCCTGCTGGAGGAGCAGATCGGCGCGGTCGAGGAGGCCTATGCGAAGGCAGGCCTGCGCATCGAGCACACCGATATCATCGAGGGCTGGGCGATCCTGACGCTGGGGCGGTAG
- a CDS encoding ArsI/CadI family heavy metal resistance metalloenzyme, which yields MPRLHLSLTVKDLDRSVGFYTRLFKAEPVVLESDYAKWSLDAPSVNFSISSRGENYGVDHVGLEAGSEDELAELRERLVAADQPIFDQECTTCCYAKSKKAWVRDPDGVAWETFFSHGRSAEYGDGTLDEARLAGKTKSACCAPA from the coding sequence ATGCCTCGACTGCACCTCTCCCTGACCGTGAAAGATCTCGATCGCTCGGTCGGCTTCTACACCCGCCTGTTCAAGGCCGAGCCCGTCGTGCTCGAAAGCGATTACGCCAAATGGTCGCTGGATGCGCCGAGCGTGAACTTCTCGATCTCGAGCCGCGGTGAAAACTACGGCGTCGACCATGTCGGCCTCGAGGCCGGAAGCGAAGACGAACTCGCCGAGCTGCGCGAGCGCCTCGTCGCGGCCGACCAGCCGATCTTCGACCAGGAATGCACGACCTGCTGCTATGCGAAGTCGAAGAAGGCCTGGGTGCGCGACCCCGACGGGGTGGCCTGGGAGACCTTCTTCAGCCACGGGCGCTCGGCCGAGTACGGCGACGGCACGCTCGACGAGGCCCGCCTCGCGGGCAAGACCAAGAGCGCGTGCTGCGCACCGGCGTAA
- a CDS encoding Na(+)/H(+) antiporter subunit D: MSELLTPFAGLSPAWPVLIAGLLTLLAPHGVRKALMLAAPVAAGIVMLATPAIGTYGVFEVAGFTFETYRYDSLSRVWGLVFILVSLLNAIYALHENNRVTDAAALIYTGAGLGAVFAGDLLTLFFFWEVTAISSVFMIFAAGTQAAYRAGLRYLAIQVLSGVILLAGAILWARQTGSWQMGGLGDVGVFGLDTTAGKVIFLAFGIKAAFPFLHNWLQDAYPKATATGAVVLSAFTTKLAIYALARGYAGEDILVWIGAIMTAFPVFYAVIENDLRRVLAYSLNNQLGFMVAGIGVGTELGLNGAAAHAFVHIIYKALLFMSMGAVLHRVGTCKASELGGLYKSMPFTTVFCLVGAAAISAFPLFSGFVAKALTISAVLKADYGIPFIILVFASAGVLEHSGIKIPFFTFFAHDSGKRPREAPLNMLVAMGLASFLCIYLGVNYGVLYNLLPYDVAYEPYTFDHVVGQMQLLIAALFAFTFLVKFKLYPQERDITILDFDWVYRKVGDGAVRWGAAMTIKLIGHVERGLGALIGGIGGRLHHLFSPGGALAREFPSGLMALWTAIILALVLVVAYFSPL, translated from the coding sequence ATGAGTGAGCTCCTGACCCCGTTCGCCGGCCTGTCCCCGGCCTGGCCCGTCCTGATCGCCGGCCTGCTGACCCTCCTCGCGCCGCACGGCGTGAGAAAGGCGCTGATGCTCGCCGCGCCGGTAGCCGCCGGTATCGTGATGCTGGCCACCCCGGCCATCGGCACCTACGGCGTGTTCGAGGTCGCCGGATTCACCTTCGAGACCTATCGCTACGACTCCCTGTCGCGGGTCTGGGGCCTGGTCTTCATCCTGGTCAGCCTGCTCAACGCGATCTACGCGCTGCACGAGAATAACCGCGTCACCGATGCGGCCGCGCTGATCTATACCGGCGCAGGGCTTGGCGCGGTGTTCGCGGGCGACCTCCTGACGCTGTTCTTCTTCTGGGAAGTCACCGCGATCAGCTCGGTCTTCATGATCTTCGCGGCCGGCACGCAGGCGGCCTACCGGGCGGGTCTGCGCTATCTCGCGATCCAGGTCCTGTCCGGCGTGATCCTGCTCGCCGGCGCGATCCTGTGGGCGCGCCAGACCGGCAGCTGGCAGATGGGCGGGCTCGGCGATGTCGGCGTGTTCGGCCTCGACACGACGGCGGGCAAGGTCATCTTCCTGGCCTTCGGCATCAAGGCGGCCTTCCCCTTCCTGCACAACTGGCTGCAGGACGCCTATCCCAAGGCGACCGCCACCGGCGCGGTCGTGCTGTCGGCCTTCACCACCAAGCTCGCCATCTACGCCCTCGCGCGCGGCTATGCCGGCGAGGACATCCTGGTCTGGATCGGCGCGATCATGACCGCCTTCCCGGTCTTCTACGCGGTGATCGAGAACGATCTCAGGCGCGTGCTCGCCTATTCGCTGAACAACCAGCTCGGCTTCATGGTCGCCGGCATCGGGGTGGGCACCGAGCTCGGCCTCAACGGCGCGGCCGCGCACGCCTTCGTGCACATCATCTACAAGGCGCTGCTGTTCATGAGCATGGGCGCGGTGCTGCACCGGGTGGGCACATGCAAGGCGAGCGAGCTCGGCGGGCTCTACAAGTCGATGCCGTTCACCACGGTGTTCTGCCTCGTCGGGGCGGCGGCGATCTCGGCCTTCCCGCTCTTCTCCGGCTTCGTCGCGAAGGCGCTGACCATCTCCGCGGTGCTGAAGGCCGACTACGGCATTCCCTTCATCATCCTGGTCTTCGCCTCGGCGGGCGTGCTCGAGCACTCGGGCATCAAGATCCCGTTCTTCACCTTCTTCGCCCACGACAGCGGCAAGCGCCCCAGAGAAGCCCCGCTCAACATGCTCGTCGCCATGGGGCTCGCCTCCTTCCTGTGCATCTATCTCGGGGTCAATTACGGGGTGCTCTACAACCTGCTGCCCTATGATGTGGCCTACGAGCCCTACACGTTCGACCACGTGGTCGGGCAGATGCAGCTCCTCATCGCGGCGCTGTTCGCGTTCACCTTCCTGGTGAAGTTCAAGCTCTATCCCCAGGAGCGCGACATCACGATCCTCGATTTCGACTGGGTCTACCGCAAGGTGGGCGACGGGGCGGTGCGCTGGGGCGCGGCGATGACGATCAAGCTGATCGGCCATGTCGAGCGCGGTCTCGGCGCGCTGATCGGCGGGATCGGCGGACGGCTCCACCACCTGTTCAGCCCGGGCGGGGCGCTCGCGCGCGAATTCCCGTCCGGCCTGATGGCGCTCTGGACCGCGATCATCCTCGCCCTGGTGCTTGTCGTGGCGTACTTCTCCCCGCTCTAG
- a CDS encoding DUF1491 family protein, protein MSDLKTRFWVDALRWRAESGGAAIYVARRGDPDAGAVLVKVSLLDGTARLFVPVTDFSGERVWSQPLGDSLEEARADAYAARRLEDDPDLWVIEIEDRHGRHFLTEPVEKS, encoded by the coding sequence ATGAGCGATCTGAAAACCCGATTCTGGGTCGACGCCCTGCGCTGGCGCGCTGAATCGGGCGGCGCGGCCATCTACGTGGCACGCCGCGGCGACCCCGATGCGGGCGCGGTGCTGGTCAAGGTCTCGTTATTGGACGGGACGGCGCGCCTGTTCGTGCCGGTCACCGACTTTTCCGGCGAGCGCGTGTGGAGCCAGCCGCTCGGCGACAGCCTGGAAGAGGCGCGCGCCGACGCCTATGCGGCGCGCCGGCTCGAGGACGATCCCGATCTCTGGGTGATCGAGATCGAGGACCGTCATGGTCGACATTTCCTTACCGAGCCGGTTGAGAAGTCTTAA
- a CDS encoding SufE family protein translates to MNTIQDDIDALVDEFDLLGDWEERYRYLIELGQALPGLAAHEYADEHKVKGCVSQVWLVLEDMDGRLVVRGDSDAHIVKGLVALMVRLYSGRTPQEALEIDPARVLARIGLAEHLSPQRSNGLASMVQRIRAEAKERAAA, encoded by the coding sequence ATGAACACCATCCAGGACGATATCGACGCCCTCGTCGACGAATTCGACCTCCTCGGCGACTGGGAGGAGCGCTACCGCTATCTCATCGAGCTCGGCCAGGCCCTGCCCGGCCTCGCTGCGCACGAATATGCCGACGAGCACAAGGTGAAGGGTTGCGTGAGCCAGGTCTGGCTGGTGCTCGAAGACATGGACGGCCGGCTGGTAGTACGCGGCGACAGCGACGCCCACATCGTCAAGGGCCTCGTCGCCCTGATGGTGCGCCTCTATTCCGGGCGCACGCCGCAGGAGGCGCTCGAGATCGATCCGGCCAGGGTGCTCGCCCGCATCGGGTTGGCCGAGCACCTCTCCCCGCAACGCTCCAACGGCCTGGCCTCGATGGTGCAGCGCATTCGGGCCGAGGCGAAGGAGCGCGCCGCGGCGTGA
- a CDS encoding DUF6456 domain-containing protein produces the protein MSAPSWMVRLAKPGRVLAPLPGGRTGYGVYAGSDRRRRPFAVASAKETAAALSAGAIAAAGKDCFVLTGAGRMALHRADAPGEAQDRFAHQHCDLGPRDVIDRQGRIETVIANLSESPPARYARACHGRPPLLEPDQVMAGERLRADFHRSAMGAPAMSDWTRAPRGRTPAFRFDPGDAPVARLDAKRRVMDALAAVGPGFDRLLVNVCLRESGMSAAERDLGWPARAGAPALKLALERLAIHYGMRRAPKVADPFAG, from the coding sequence GTGAGCGCGCCCTCCTGGATGGTGCGCCTGGCCAAGCCCGGCCGCGTGCTCGCCCCGCTGCCGGGCGGGCGCACCGGCTACGGCGTCTATGCCGGCTCCGACCGGCGCCGGCGCCCTTTCGCGGTGGCCAGCGCGAAGGAGACCGCCGCGGCGCTCAGCGCCGGTGCGATCGCGGCTGCGGGCAAAGACTGTTTCGTGCTCACCGGCGCCGGACGCATGGCGCTACACCGCGCCGATGCACCCGGCGAAGCCCAGGACCGCTTCGCCCACCAGCATTGCGATCTCGGCCCGCGCGACGTCATCGACCGGCAGGGCCGGATCGAGACCGTCATCGCCAATCTCTCCGAGTCCCCGCCGGCGCGCTACGCTAGGGCTTGCCACGGGCGTCCGCCTCTGCTCGAGCCCGATCAGGTGATGGCGGGCGAACGCCTGCGCGCCGACTTTCACCGCTCGGCCATGGGTGCGCCGGCGATGAGCGACTGGACGCGCGCGCCCCGCGGCAGGACGCCGGCATTCCGCTTCGACCCCGGCGATGCGCCCGTCGCGCGCCTGGACGCGAAACGCCGCGTGATGGACGCGCTGGCCGCCGTGGGGCCGGGCTTCGACCGGCTGCTGGTCAATGTCTGCCTGCGCGAGAGCGGGATGAGCGCGGCCGAGCGCGATCTCGGCTGGCCGGCCCGCGCCGGCGCGCCGGCCCTGAAGCTCGCCCTGGAACGCCTCGCCATCCATTACGGCATGAGGCGCGCGCCGAAGGTGGCGGATCCGTTCGCGGGCTAG
- a CDS encoding sensor histidine kinase: MRQSLRPLLLLDRTAGRLVHALWLGVVAGGAFINQGEQGVSAGGLALWATAALPGFIGLKIAGSRALRLGLNRLILALAWVLPALAATAALGGVLTPAALVFLAGPAALAASGRQLDAGLSWTVNAATFAGFAVFEALAPAGAPGMPLESAPVVMMAGFLAACALVASLRHAARLNAARAEARRLRPAAEAFAHAPAPLVAVDTAGRVTAASRALRRLVPGAPRELTGLPLTDFAFDEAGAQAVRAGLSDGLEGGGAEASFGFAVRGGRGEETRVQARGALAGQGLVLSLDREDEAQSAEVETLRAERDEALAASRAKSEFLAAVSHELRTPLNAIIGFSDVMKQRLFGPLPARYAEYGDLIHESGIHLLDLIGDVLDMSKIEADRYELVTDRFDARDVVETCAKMMRLRAEDKGLVLSVDAGDHALEVEADRKAVRQILLNLVSNAIKFTPAGGAVAVMARAQGDQLLLAVGDSGVGMAPEEIGSLGARYTQTRSAQGIDERGSGLGLSLVRMLAEMHGGSMNVQSVQGEGTTVTVRLPVLVEARGEVAAFEPLAVHEQIRRAQSAGEMISKAHGAA; the protein is encoded by the coding sequence ATGCGTCAATCGCTTCGCCCGCTGCTGCTGCTGGACCGGACGGCCGGCCGGCTCGTCCACGCCCTTTGGCTGGGCGTGGTCGCGGGCGGCGCGTTCATCAACCAGGGTGAACAGGGCGTTAGCGCGGGCGGCCTCGCCCTGTGGGCCACGGCTGCGCTGCCCGGCTTCATCGGATTGAAGATCGCCGGATCGCGCGCGCTCAGGCTCGGCTTGAACCGCCTGATCCTGGCGCTTGCCTGGGTCCTGCCCGCGCTTGCCGCCACGGCCGCGCTCGGCGGCGTGCTGACGCCGGCAGCCCTGGTCTTCCTCGCCGGGCCCGCGGCACTCGCCGCGAGCGGGCGCCAGCTCGATGCCGGCCTGTCCTGGACGGTGAACGCCGCGACGTTCGCAGGCTTTGCCGTGTTCGAGGCACTCGCGCCCGCAGGCGCGCCCGGCATGCCGCTGGAATCCGCGCCGGTCGTGATGATGGCCGGCTTCCTGGCCGCCTGCGCGCTGGTCGCAAGCCTTCGCCACGCCGCCCGGCTCAATGCCGCGCGCGCCGAGGCGCGCCGGTTGAGGCCGGCTGCCGAGGCCTTTGCCCATGCGCCGGCGCCGCTCGTCGCGGTCGACACGGCGGGCCGGGTGACCGCGGCCTCGCGGGCGCTGCGCCGCCTGGTCCCGGGCGCGCCGCGCGAACTCACGGGCCTGCCCCTGACCGATTTCGCCTTCGACGAAGCCGGTGCGCAGGCCGTGCGCGCCGGATTGTCGGATGGGCTCGAAGGCGGTGGCGCGGAGGCGAGCTTCGGCTTCGCCGTGCGCGGCGGCCGCGGGGAGGAGACCCGGGTCCAGGCGCGCGGTGCGCTGGCCGGGCAGGGCCTCGTTCTCAGCCTCGACCGCGAGGACGAGGCGCAGAGCGCCGAGGTCGAGACCTTGCGCGCCGAGCGCGACGAAGCGCTCGCGGCGAGCCGGGCGAAATCGGAGTTCCTTGCCGCGGTGAGCCACGAGCTGCGTACCCCGCTCAACGCGATCATCGGCTTCTCCGACGTGATGAAGCAGCGCCTGTTCGGCCCGCTTCCGGCGCGCTACGCCGAATATGGCGACCTCATCCACGAGAGCGGCATCCATCTGCTGGACCTGATCGGCGACGTGCTCGACATGTCCAAGATCGAGGCCGACCGCTACGAGCTGGTCACCGACCGTTTCGACGCGCGCGACGTGGTGGAGACCTGCGCGAAGATGATGCGCCTGCGCGCCGAGGACAAAGGCCTGGTCCTCAGCGTGGATGCCGGCGACCACGCGCTGGAAGTGGAGGCCGACCGCAAGGCGGTGCGCCAGATCCTGCTCAACCTGGTCTCCAACGCGATCAAGTTCACGCCCGCCGGCGGGGCCGTCGCCGTGATGGCGCGCGCCCAGGGCGACCAGCTCCTTCTGGCGGTCGGCGACAGCGGCGTTGGCATGGCGCCCGAGGAGATCGGCTCGCTCGGCGCGCGCTACACCCAGACCCGCTCGGCGCAGGGCATCGACGAGCGCGGTTCCGGTCTCGGCCTCTCGCTCGTGCGCATGTTGGCGGAGATGCATGGCGGGTCGATGAACGTGCAGAGCGTCCAGGGCGAGGGCACCACGGTGACCGTGCGCCTGCCGGTGCTCGTCGAGGCCCGCGGCGAGGTCGCCGCGTTCGAGCCGCTCGCCGTGCACGAGCAGATCCGCCGCGCCCAGAGCGCCGGGGAAATGATCTCCAAGGCCCACGGCGCGGCCTGA
- a CDS encoding aminopeptidase P family protein, whose protein sequence is MTHPIQNFDVKGGPGHGRRNLPKIRAVLEAAGLDGFIIPHEDEYNNEYLPANAERLAWATGFTGSAGAAVVMRDRAAVLVDGRYTAQVRVQVDGELFEYADLVEQGIAGWIRDNAREGERIGYDPKLHSPDSLARIEEAANKAKAELVSLDKNVVDEAWEDQPAPPQAPVVPHPTEFAGEDHASKRERIAAAVKEDGADAAVITDPASIAWLLNIRGGDVDRSPLPLAWAILNRDASVDLFINERKLTDEARSHLGNEVAIRPEAEFAKGLKSLSGKTVRVDGSTASVWVFDQLEEAGARVQRKSDPVALPKACKNAAEIEGARQAHIRDGAAIVKFLHWLDTVAQSGEVDEITAAQTLEKFRTAIPELKDLSFETISGAGPNGAHPHYRVNTSTNLKLEKGSLYLVDSGGQYPDGTTDITRTVPIGTPTAQMRRHFTLVLKGHIALSRIRFPKGITGSQLDALARAPLWMAGFDYDHGTGHGVGSYLGVHEGPQRISKAQNSIALQPGMIVSNEPGYYKLGAYGIRIENLQVVTEPEEIPGGDRKMLGFETLTMAPIHTGLVDVTLLDAGEVAWLDAYHATVRERVGPRVEGEVRAWLDAATRPLTAATP, encoded by the coding sequence ATGACACACCCGATCCAGAATTTCGACGTCAAGGGCGGGCCCGGACACGGGCGCCGCAACCTTCCCAAGATTCGCGCCGTGCTGGAGGCCGCCGGCCTCGACGGCTTCATCATTCCCCACGAGGACGAGTACAACAACGAGTACCTGCCCGCGAACGCGGAGCGGCTCGCCTGGGCGACCGGGTTCACCGGGTCGGCCGGCGCGGCCGTCGTGATGCGCGACCGGGCCGCCGTGCTCGTGGACGGGCGCTATACCGCCCAGGTGCGCGTTCAGGTCGACGGCGAGCTGTTCGAGTATGCCGACCTCGTCGAGCAGGGCATTGCCGGCTGGATCCGCGACAACGCGCGCGAGGGCGAGCGCATCGGCTACGATCCCAAGCTCCACTCCCCCGATTCCCTTGCCCGGATCGAGGAGGCCGCGAATAAGGCGAAGGCCGAACTCGTCAGCCTGGACAAGAACGTGGTCGACGAGGCCTGGGAGGACCAGCCCGCTCCCCCGCAGGCCCCGGTCGTTCCCCACCCCACCGAGTTTGCCGGCGAGGACCATGCCTCCAAGCGCGAACGCATCGCCGCGGCGGTGAAGGAGGACGGTGCGGACGCGGCCGTGATCACCGACCCGGCCTCGATCGCCTGGCTGCTGAACATTCGCGGCGGCGATGTCGACCGCTCGCCCCTGCCGCTCGCCTGGGCGATCCTGAACAGGGACGCGAGCGTCGATCTCTTCATCAACGAGAGGAAGCTGACCGACGAGGCCCGCTCCCATCTCGGCAACGAGGTCGCGATCCGGCCCGAGGCCGAGTTCGCCAAGGGGCTGAAATCGCTGTCCGGCAAGACGGTGCGCGTGGACGGCTCGACGGCCTCGGTCTGGGTGTTCGATCAGCTGGAGGAGGCCGGTGCCAGGGTCCAGAGGAAATCGGATCCCGTCGCCCTGCCCAAGGCCTGCAAGAACGCCGCGGAGATCGAAGGCGCGCGCCAGGCCCATATCCGCGACGGCGCGGCGATCGTGAAATTCCTGCACTGGCTAGACACGGTCGCCCAGTCCGGCGAGGTCGACGAGATCACCGCGGCCCAGACGCTGGAGAAGTTCCGCACCGCGATCCCCGAGCTGAAGGACCTGTCCTTCGAGACGATCTCGGGTGCCGGACCGAACGGGGCCCATCCCCACTACCGGGTCAATACCAGCACCAATCTCAAGCTCGAGAAGGGCTCGCTCTACCTGGTGGACTCCGGCGGGCAGTATCCCGACGGCACGACCGACATCACCCGCACCGTCCCGATCGGCACGCCGACGGCGCAGATGCGCCGGCATTTCACCCTGGTGCTGAAGGGCCATATCGCGCTCTCGCGCATCCGGTTCCCGAAGGGGATCACGGGCAGCCAGCTGGACGCGCTCGCGCGTGCGCCGCTGTGGATGGCCGGCTTCGATTATGATCACGGCACCGGACACGGGGTGGGCAGCTATCTCGGCGTCCACGAGGGCCCGCAGCGCATTTCCAAGGCCCAGAATTCCATCGCCCTACAGCCCGGAATGATCGTGTCCAACGAGCCCGGCTACTACAAGCTCGGTGCCTACGGCATCCGCATCGAGAACCTGCAGGTGGTCACCGAGCCGGAAGAGATTCCCGGCGGGGACCGCAAGATGCTCGGCTTCGAGACGCTGACCATGGCCCCGATCCACACCGGTCTCGTCGACGTCACCCTGCTCGATGCCGGGGAGGTCGCCTGGCTCGATGCCTATCACGCCACCGTGCGCGAGCGCGTCGGCCCGCGGGTCGAGGGCGAGGTCAGGGCCTGGCTCGACGCGGCCACCCGTCCGCTGACGGCGGCGACGCCGTGA
- a CDS encoding DUF2267 domain-containing protein, which produces MSATQVRNLDDSIHRTNEWLRDLQEKLGADDRGAAYIALRGVLKALRDRLPTDDAAHLGAQLPIPIRGVYYDQYRPSDQPNVVREPEIFLSMIGDGFGDANNLGFGPEEAARAVFELLNEKIDTNEAQKARHILNDELKAFWPKAA; this is translated from the coding sequence ATGAGCGCCACGCAAGTGCGCAATCTCGACGATTCCATCCACCGCACCAACGAGTGGCTGCGCGATCTTCAGGAGAAGCTCGGCGCGGACGACCGCGGTGCCGCCTATATCGCGCTGCGCGGCGTTCTGAAGGCGCTGCGCGACCGGCTGCCGACCGACGACGCGGCCCATCTGGGCGCGCAGCTGCCGATCCCGATCCGCGGGGTCTATTACGACCAGTACCGCCCGTCCGACCAGCCCAATGTCGTGCGCGAGCCGGAGATCTTCCTGTCGATGATCGGGGACGGGTTCGGCGACGCCAACAATCTCGGCTTCGGCCCGGAAGAGGCGGCGCGCGCGGTGTTCGAGCTCCTCAACGAGAAGATCGACACCAACGAGGCGCAGAAGGCCCGCCACATCCTCAATGACGAGCTGAAGGCCTTCTGGCCGAAGGCGGCCTGA
- a CDS encoding ArsR/SmtB family transcription factor encodes MEKMNAIDALSALAHEARLDIFRLLVRAGEDGLPAGEISARLDMRQNTASTNLAILHRAGLVSQRREGRSVIYAADFAGMHGLVGFLMKDCCAETPARVDALLETLAPGKGDSPCLDCTSP; translated from the coding sequence ATGGAAAAGATGAACGCCATCGACGCCCTGTCCGCCCTCGCCCACGAGGCCCGGCTCGACATCTTCCGCCTGCTGGTGCGGGCCGGAGAAGACGGCCTGCCCGCGGGCGAGATCTCGGCCCGGCTCGACATGCGCCAGAACACGGCCTCGACCAATCTGGCGATCCTTCACCGCGCCGGGCTCGTCAGCCAGCGCCGCGAGGGTCGCAGCGTGATCTACGCGGCCGATTTCGCGGGCATGCACGGCCTCGTCGGTTTCCTGATGAAGGATTGTTGTGCGGAGACGCCGGCGCGCGTCGACGCGCTTCTCGAAACCCTCGCGCCGGGCAAAGGAGATTCACCATGCCTCGACTGCACCTCTCCCTGA